The Crocosphaera sp. UHCC 0190 genome has a window encoding:
- a CDS encoding chromosome segregation ATPase, which translates to MDHSTNQSAPTSKLDFLQKIYLSAGQISWQMWAIGLILVSGTVGFTATSMLLKLPKSPQCVRIFWPIASASMRIYCAQMEAEQGTVDSYLRAINLVEALPEDHPLRKEINRNVEEWAVAILDMAEEEFQKGKLEAAIKTARRIPDYVQVYQVVEERIEKWRSVWREGEDIFAQVEKELRESNWNLAFREAVKLLSLSNKYWASTKYDETVKQIQLAQEDSSQLDSAYQILRRGGLDNWLKAIADAEKIPQTSYAHQEAQKLIASAKEKIVDYVDELIDDRRWDTLSDVVNRLPDSLPLQEEISDWKIFASAGMDAQTGTTDSLQVAITAVQEIKADRPLHQKAQDLIGRWKLEIEDVAHLQEARNLATGGSIDDLNAAIASAELIPSNNPRYQEARQEIGQWTNTIQLTEDQPILDQARDLARGGDVSELRQAINQAQLIGPNRALSGEAQEDIQRWRASIQRQEDQPILDQANSLGNVGEYDAAIQAAQRINRGRVLYTEAQTKIDQWRKETRAQRDLQEAYLIAQGKTPQALVSAISVVRKIPSSTDVSSQGQQALNRWSYQLLSMAQDMANRSLLLQAIDLAKMIPGDSAAYSSAQAQLEIWKKLLQPPSPPSIHPSPSSEVNPLMETNYAEPRSN; encoded by the coding sequence ATGGATCACTCAACCAATCAATCGGCTCCAACCTCTAAGCTAGACTTTCTACAGAAGATTTACCTCTCAGCCGGTCAAATCTCTTGGCAGATGTGGGCTATCGGTCTAATTCTTGTATCGGGAACTGTGGGCTTTACCGCCACATCAATGTTGCTAAAACTGCCAAAATCTCCCCAATGTGTACGAATATTTTGGCCGATCGCCTCAGCCTCCATGCGGATTTATTGCGCTCAAATGGAAGCAGAGCAAGGGACGGTAGATAGTTACCTGAGAGCCATTAATTTAGTTGAGGCTTTACCGGAAGATCATCCCCTACGCAAAGAAATTAACCGCAATGTCGAAGAATGGGCCGTGGCCATTCTAGATATGGCTGAAGAAGAATTTCAAAAAGGAAAACTAGAAGCTGCCATCAAAACTGCCCGTCGTATACCCGATTACGTTCAAGTGTATCAGGTGGTAGAGGAACGAATCGAAAAGTGGCGCAGCGTTTGGCGTGAGGGAGAAGATATTTTTGCTCAAGTGGAAAAGGAACTGCGGGAGTCTAATTGGAATCTGGCCTTTAGAGAAGCCGTAAAACTCCTCAGCTTGTCGAATAAATACTGGGCCAGCACCAAATATGATGAAACGGTGAAACAGATCCAATTAGCCCAAGAAGATAGCAGTCAACTCGATAGTGCTTATCAAATTTTACGTCGGGGAGGACTCGATAATTGGTTAAAGGCGATCGCTGATGCCGAAAAAATTCCTCAAACAAGTTACGCTCATCAAGAAGCTCAAAAGTTGATCGCAAGTGCCAAAGAGAAAATAGTCGATTATGTAGATGAATTAATTGATGATCGCCGTTGGGACACCCTGTCAGATGTGGTTAACCGTCTCCCTGATAGCCTCCCCTTACAAGAGGAAATCAGTGACTGGAAAATCTTTGCCAGTGCAGGAATGGACGCGCAAACCGGAACCACAGACAGTTTACAAGTGGCCATTACGGCGGTTCAAGAAATTAAGGCAGATCGTCCCCTCCATCAAAAAGCCCAAGATTTGATCGGCCGTTGGAAACTGGAAATTGAAGATGTGGCCCATCTCCAAGAAGCCCGAAATTTAGCCACAGGGGGCAGTATTGATGATCTTAATGCGGCGATCGCCTCGGCGGAGTTAATTCCATCCAATAACCCCCGCTATCAAGAAGCTCGTCAGGAAATTGGACAATGGACAAATACCATTCAACTGACGGAAGACCAACCCATTTTAGATCAGGCGCGAGATTTAGCCAGGGGGGGTGATGTTTCTGAATTACGACAAGCCATTAACCAAGCCCAATTAATTGGGCCCAACCGCGCTCTTTCGGGTGAAGCGCAAGAAGATATTCAACGTTGGCGGGCTAGTATTCAACGTCAAGAAGATCAACCAATTCTTGATCAGGCTAACTCCTTGGGTAACGTGGGAGAGTATGACGCAGCTATTCAAGCGGCGCAACGAATTAACCGAGGCCGGGTACTTTATACGGAAGCTCAAACTAAGATCGACCAATGGCGCAAAGAAACTCGCGCTCAACGAGATCTCCAAGAAGCCTATTTGATCGCCCAAGGAAAAACCCCTCAAGCCTTGGTGTCAGCCATTTCTGTGGTGCGGAAAATTCCCTCTTCAACGGATGTGAGTTCTCAAGGACAACAGGCCCTTAACCGTTGGAGTTATCAACTATTATCTATGGCCCAAGACATGGCAAATCGTTCTTTATTACTACAGGCGATTGATTTGGCTAAAATGATTCCTGGGGATAGTGCAGCCTATAGTTCGGCCCAAGCTCAGCTTGAGATTTGGAAGAAACTATTACAACCCCCTAGCCCACCGTCAATTCACCCATCTCCTTCTAGTGAGGTTAACCCACTGATGGAAACCAATTATGCTGAGCCAAGAAGCAATTAA
- a CDS encoding DUF29 family protein encodes MNRILIAHVLKLIFQKDAPDSMKASWYSSITENRFRVQQDLLANPSFKSYLDEALSKAYNDGEN; translated from the coding sequence ATGAACAGGATTTTAATAGCTCATGTACTTAAATTAATTTTTCAAAAAGATGCCCCTGATTCTATGAAAGCAAGTTGGTATAGTTCAATCACAGAAAATCGTTTTAGGGTGCAACAAGATTTATTAGCAAATCCTTCTTTTAAAAGTTATTTAGATGAAGCCTTAAGTAAGGCATATAATGATGGAGAAAATTAG
- a CDS encoding glutamate-5-semialdehyde dehydrogenase has product MTLESSPNLLLTSVQRAYNAYLALETTDSHDRSQGIKAMAKGLSQRFDAILEANTLDLEMSREMAVPEILIEWLKLTPERLSNTVKILDYLADLPDPIQQVFNAPYRISTAGTYCQLMPLGVIALVYETFPELGAITAGFCLKTGNSLILRGCGSSTHSNQVIAEILQEALKEAQLPIGCLEVLSGEQGSSIQDLVTQHQYLSLVIPYGRPSLVDQVTQLATAPVLKSAMGNCYLYWSPTVDLDMVRWVILDSHASEPDPVNAIEKVLISPSQNPSILVRLFNVLREKGFQLRGDAELSAEFPDYLIAAKSSEWSTPYLDRIIAFKVVNDLSEGITWMNQYSSGHADCLVTDSYPESRHFANEVDSALVYINTSPRFDRYPKHGESLFLGVSNQKGHHRGLISLETFTTLKQVVQGNGKF; this is encoded by the coding sequence ATGACCCTAGAAAGCTCTCCCAACTTGCTGCTAACATCCGTTCAACGGGCTTACAATGCTTATCTGGCACTGGAAACCACCGATAGTCATGATCGCAGCCAAGGCATTAAAGCCATGGCCAAGGGATTAAGTCAGAGGTTTGATGCCATTCTCGAAGCTAATACCCTAGACTTGGAAATGAGTCGAGAAATGGCCGTACCAGAGATCCTGATTGAGTGGCTAAAATTAACCCCAGAACGGTTAAGTAACACGGTGAAGATTCTAGACTATTTAGCAGATCTCCCCGATCCCATTCAACAGGTGTTTAATGCTCCCTATCGGATCAGTACGGCAGGAACCTATTGCCAATTGATGCCCTTGGGAGTGATTGCTTTAGTATACGAAACCTTTCCCGAATTAGGAGCAATAACTGCCGGATTTTGCTTAAAAACGGGTAACAGTTTAATTTTAAGGGGATGTGGTTCATCGACCCATTCTAATCAGGTGATTGCTGAGATTCTGCAAGAGGCTCTTAAAGAGGCTCAACTCCCCATTGGGTGTTTAGAGGTACTTTCGGGGGAACAGGGGTCTTCAATTCAAGATTTAGTGACGCAGCATCAATATTTGAGTTTGGTTATTCCCTATGGCCGTCCGAGTTTGGTAGATCAGGTGACGCAGTTGGCCACGGCCCCGGTGTTAAAGTCAGCCATGGGCAATTGTTATTTATATTGGTCGCCGACGGTAGATTTAGATATGGTAAGGTGGGTCATCTTAGATAGTCATGCTAGTGAACCCGATCCCGTAAATGCCATTGAAAAAGTGTTAATTAGTCCTTCTCAAAACCCCTCAATTTTAGTGAGATTGTTTAATGTTTTACGAGAAAAGGGCTTTCAATTACGGGGCGATGCGGAGTTATCAGCAGAGTTTCCTGATTATTTAATTGCCGCTAAATCTTCGGAATGGAGTACCCCTTATTTAGATAGAATTATTGCTTTTAAGGTAGTAAATGACTTATCTGAGGGAATTACTTGGATGAATCAATATAGTAGTGGTCATGCTGATTGTTTGGTGACAGATTCTTATCCAGAAAGTCGTCACTTTGCGAATGAAGTTGATAGTGCTTTAGTGTATATTAATACTTCCCCCCGTTTTGATCGCTATCCCAAGCATGGTGAGTCTTTATTTTTAGGGGTTTCTAATCAAAAAGGTCATCATCGGGGGTTGATTTCTTTGGAGACATTTACGACACTTAAACAGGTGGTTCAAGGAAATGGGAAGTTTTAG
- a CDS encoding Uma2 family endonuclease, with amino-acid sequence MIANSDNLNLTPDEYLSFEEKSDIKHEYRQGEIYAMAGASNNHVLITVNMATLLRNHLRGKGCLTYISDTKVRIDPLNTYYYPDITVSCDERDRNLTQYICYPCLIIEVLSDSTEAFDRGDKFADYRQLQSLQEYVLISQKTKRIDTFLINEQGQWMLSSHDENDPLILKTINFSCLVSEIYEDITFQSVS; translated from the coding sequence ATGATTGCTAATTCTGATAACCTTAATCTAACACCTGATGAATATCTTTCCTTTGAAGAAAAAAGCGATATTAAACACGAATATCGACAAGGAGAAATCTATGCAATGGCAGGTGCAAGTAATAATCATGTTTTAATTACTGTCAATATGGCAACCCTTTTAAGAAATCATTTACGGGGAAAAGGATGTTTAACGTATATTTCTGATACAAAGGTCAGAATTGACCCTCTGAATACTTATTATTATCCTGATATTACAGTCAGTTGTGATGAAAGAGATCGAAATTTAACCCAATATATCTGTTATCCTTGTTTAATTATTGAAGTTTTATCTGACAGTACAGAAGCCTTTGATAGAGGAGATAAATTTGCAGATTATCGTCAATTACAATCTTTACAAGAATATGTTTTAATTAGTCAAAAAACCAAACGAATTGACACTTTTTTAATAAATGAACAGGGACAATGGATGTTATCCTCTCATGATGAAAATGATCCCTTGATTTTAAAGACTATTAACTTTTCGTGCTTAGTTTCAGAAATTTATGAAGATATTACCTTTCAGTCTGTTTCCTGA
- the der gene encoding ribosome biogenesis GTPase Der, with product MPLPIVAIIGRPNVGKSTLVNRLAKDQQAIVHDEPGITRDRTYRPAFWGDRDFQVVDTGGLVFDDDTEFLPLIREQAMAALNEASAAIFVVDGQTGPTAGDYEITDWLRQQKVPVLLAVNKCESPEQGLIQAAQFWELGLGEPYAVSGIHGNGTGELLDELITHLPSPEELPDYEEINVAIIGRPNVGKSSLLNAFLGENRAIVSPISGTTRDAIDTVVERGEKTYRLIDTAGIRRKKNVEYGAEFFSINRAFKAIRRSDVVLLVIDAIDGVTEQDLKLADRVIDEGRAAIIVINKWDAVDKDSYTIYDYQKTVLSRLYFMEWAEMIFVSAMTGQRVEKIFNCVDTAVTEHRRRVTTSVINEVLQEAAKWHSPPTTRQGKQGKIYYGTQVSSQPPTIALFVNDPKRFNDNYRRYIEGQFRQQIGFPGTPIRFLWRGKKVRDLEQTVNRATKV from the coding sequence ATGCCATTACCTATTGTTGCCATTATTGGGCGGCCCAACGTCGGTAAATCGACTTTGGTTAACCGTTTAGCTAAAGACCAACAGGCGATCGTCCATGATGAACCAGGAATCACCCGCGATCGCACTTATCGGCCGGCATTTTGGGGCGATCGAGACTTCCAAGTAGTAGACACAGGGGGATTAGTCTTTGATGATGATACAGAGTTTCTCCCCCTGATTCGGGAACAGGCCATGGCCGCATTAAATGAAGCTAGTGCCGCTATTTTTGTTGTAGACGGACAGACTGGGCCCACTGCTGGAGATTACGAAATTACGGACTGGTTACGGCAGCAAAAAGTTCCTGTATTATTAGCAGTAAATAAATGTGAATCTCCCGAACAAGGATTAATCCAAGCGGCACAATTTTGGGAATTAGGGTTAGGGGAACCTTATGCAGTTTCCGGCATTCATGGTAACGGAACAGGGGAACTTTTAGATGAATTAATTACCCATTTACCCTCTCCTGAAGAACTCCCAGATTATGAGGAAATTAATGTGGCGATTATTGGTCGTCCTAATGTGGGCAAATCGAGCCTTTTGAATGCCTTTTTAGGAGAAAATAGAGCCATTGTTAGCCCCATTTCTGGGACAACTAGGGATGCTATTGATACGGTGGTTGAACGGGGTGAAAAAACCTATCGATTGATTGATACTGCCGGAATTAGGCGCAAGAAAAATGTGGAGTACGGGGCAGAATTTTTCAGTATTAATCGAGCATTTAAAGCCATTCGTCGGTCAGATGTGGTGTTATTAGTAATTGATGCTATTGATGGAGTAACTGAGCAAGATCTTAAATTAGCTGATAGGGTTATTGATGAGGGAAGGGCGGCAATTATTGTTATCAATAAATGGGATGCAGTAGATAAAGATTCTTACACCATTTATGATTATCAAAAAACGGTTTTGTCTCGTCTTTATTTTATGGAATGGGCCGAGATGATTTTTGTGAGTGCGATGACAGGACAACGGGTTGAGAAAATTTTCAATTGTGTTGATACTGCGGTTACAGAACATCGTCGCCGTGTGACCACTTCTGTAATTAATGAAGTCTTACAAGAAGCTGCTAAATGGCATTCTCCCCCTACGACAAGACAGGGAAAACAGGGTAAAATTTATTATGGAACCCAGGTTTCTAGTCAACCCCCAACTATTGCTTTATTTGTTAATGATCCGAAGCGTTTTAATGATAATTATCGACGCTATATTGAGGGTCAATTTCGTCAACAAATTGGCTTTCCTGGAACTCCAATTCGTTTTTTATGGCGAGGTAAAAAGGTTCGTGATCTTGAACAAACGGTGAATCGTGCAACTAAAGTTTGA
- the ruvX gene encoding Holliday junction resolvase RuvX, with amino-acid sequence MERISALGLDVGKRRIGVAGCDGTGLIATGLTTIERQSFAHDIEQLKALIQERDAQLLVIGLPYSMDGSIGFQAKQVQKFAQRISKALELPIEYIDERLTSVEAETQLKAQKQYSRYNKGLVDRRAATIILQQWLDQRRSGNL; translated from the coding sequence ATGGAGCGAATTTCTGCCCTAGGATTAGATGTGGGTAAAAGAAGAATTGGGGTGGCCGGATGTGATGGGACAGGGTTAATTGCTACAGGGTTAACCACTATCGAACGCCAATCATTTGCTCACGATATAGAACAATTAAAAGCATTGATTCAAGAACGAGACGCACAGCTTTTAGTCATCGGTCTACCCTATTCTATGGATGGTAGCATCGGATTTCAAGCCAAACAAGTGCAAAAATTTGCTCAAAGAATTTCTAAAGCCCTCGAATTACCCATAGAATACATTGATGAACGCTTAACCTCCGTTGAAGCAGAAACCCAGTTAAAAGCTCAAAAACAATATTCTCGATACAATAAGGGACTGGTTGATCGCCGCGCCGCCACCATTATCCTACAACAATGGCTAGATCAAAGGCGTTCCGGAAATCTTTAA
- a CDS encoding DUF3124 domain-containing protein codes for MKKKVLTFEKQWHFLVNWAIAIIILTSCSPQPLSPRPQAPTNPTAQLKAVTVDKIKIIQGQTIYVPIYSHIYHINRQDNVINLAATLSIRNTDRLNPIIIKAISYYDTNGQLIKQYLENPVELKSLASTEVFIAGNDVTGGSGANFIVEWVAQNRVSEPIIEAVMISTASAQGISFISPGRVLKQYVQEK; via the coding sequence ATGAAGAAAAAAGTTTTGACCTTTGAGAAACAATGGCATTTTTTAGTGAATTGGGCGATCGCCATCATTATTTTGACATCCTGCTCACCCCAACCTCTATCCCCTAGGCCGCAAGCTCCGACAAATCCTACCGCCCAACTTAAAGCCGTCACGGTAGATAAAATCAAAATTATCCAGGGGCAAACTATTTATGTCCCTATCTACTCCCATATCTATCACATCAATCGTCAGGATAATGTCATCAATTTAGCCGCTACTCTCAGTATTCGCAATACAGATCGGCTTAACCCCATTATTATTAAAGCGATAAGTTATTACGACACTAATGGTCAATTAATTAAGCAGTATCTAGAGAATCCTGTGGAATTGAAGTCTTTGGCATCTACAGAGGTTTTTATTGCTGGAAATGATGTTACTGGTGGTTCAGGGGCAAATTTTATCGTTGAATGGGTGGCGCAAAACAGGGTATCTGAACCTATCATCGAAGCAGTAATGATTAGTACGGCCTCGGCTCAGGGGATTTCTTTTATTAGTCCTGGTAGAGTGCTTAAGCAATATGTTCAGGAAAAGTGA
- the cobJ gene encoding precorrin-3B C(17)-methyltransferase has protein sequence MSLFDAFYPIGAIAVTPQGVQLLQPLCQPMGATLYGPDSLALNDQTIFAYQGSLKDHIAAIWSENRALIFCLATGAVVRLIAPLLQDKASDPAIIVIDPQGQYVISLSGGHQGGADSLTQLIAQQLNATPIITGASHSLSLPGIDILGLPFGWRKGPGDWTGVSHAIACQKKVQVIQEGGSTLWQDHLPQNHPFYFGLPEIDENIAPEARIWISPTKRRFADESALAKVQWYPRVLWVGIGCIRGTSQQLIETAIDEVCQSYHLATEAIAALATIDLKADEVGIVQYCQDKELPLLTYPADVLNSVNVPNPSDIVKQEVGTASVAEASAIYGANSWLNNHNSSLIVPKQIIKSDNEAVTIAIAQSSLEYTGRKGQLYLVGMGPGSLDQITPAAKTAITQADAIIGYSLYVDLIKSLQRSGQIVESLPITQERKRAQRAIELARWGLTVTVISSGDCGIYGMAGLVLEELQIQGWDGKNPSIEVFPGITALQAAAARVGTPLMHDFCAISLSDLLTPWEVIEKRLEAAAKADFVTAIYNPRSQTRTQQIITTQTIFLNYRDPQTPVALVRCAYRQDEEITLTNLAEMLNYSIDMLTTVLIGNSSTLHYQNWMITPRGYLS, from the coding sequence ATGTCTCTTTTTGATGCTTTTTATCCCATTGGGGCGATCGCTGTTACTCCCCAAGGTGTTCAGTTGTTACAGCCCCTTTGTCAACCAATGGGGGCTACTCTTTATGGCCCTGATTCCTTGGCTTTAAATGATCAGACGATTTTCGCGTATCAAGGTTCCCTGAAAGATCATATTGCTGCAATTTGGTCAGAAAACCGCGCTTTGATCTTTTGTTTGGCAACGGGGGCGGTTGTTCGTTTGATTGCCCCTTTATTGCAGGATAAAGCCTCTGATCCGGCAATTATTGTCATTGATCCTCAAGGTCAATATGTGATTAGTTTATCTGGTGGCCATCAGGGAGGGGCTGATTCCTTAACTCAATTAATTGCCCAACAACTCAATGCAACCCCCATTATTACAGGAGCATCTCACAGTTTAAGTTTGCCTGGTATTGATATTCTAGGGCTACCTTTTGGCTGGCGTAAAGGGCCAGGAGATTGGACAGGGGTCAGTCATGCTATTGCCTGTCAAAAAAAGGTTCAGGTGATACAAGAAGGGGGTTCTACCTTATGGCAAGACCATTTACCTCAAAATCATCCTTTCTATTTCGGGCTCCCTGAAATTGATGAAAATATTGCCCCAGAAGCTCGGATTTGGATCAGTCCAACTAAACGCCGTTTTGCTGATGAGTCGGCTCTGGCCAAGGTGCAATGGTATCCCCGTGTCTTATGGGTGGGTATTGGGTGCATTCGGGGAACTTCTCAACAATTGATTGAAACAGCTATTGATGAGGTTTGTCAAAGCTATCATTTAGCGACAGAAGCGATCGCCGCACTTGCCACGATTGATCTTAAAGCAGATGAGGTGGGAATTGTTCAATATTGTCAGGATAAAGAATTACCTTTATTGACCTATCCTGCTGATGTTTTAAACAGTGTCAATGTTCCTAACCCTTCGGATATTGTTAAGCAAGAAGTGGGGACTGCTAGTGTGGCAGAAGCTTCTGCTATTTATGGGGCTAATTCTTGGTTAAATAATCATAATTCTTCTCTTATTGTTCCGAAACAAATCATTAAATCTGATAATGAAGCTGTTACCATTGCCATTGCTCAAAGCAGTTTAGAATATACGGGAAGAAAGGGACAATTATATTTAGTAGGAATGGGGCCAGGGAGTTTAGATCAAATTACTCCTGCTGCTAAAACTGCCATTACCCAAGCAGATGCGATTATTGGTTATTCTTTGTATGTAGACTTAATTAAATCCTTACAAAGATCAGGGCAAATTGTTGAATCTTTACCCATTACCCAAGAAAGAAAACGCGCCCAACGAGCCATAGAATTAGCAAGATGGGGGTTAACAGTTACCGTAATTTCATCAGGAGATTGTGGTATTTATGGAATGGCAGGATTAGTCTTAGAAGAGTTACAAATTCAAGGATGGGATGGTAAGAATCCTAGTATTGAAGTGTTTCCTGGAATTACTGCCTTACAAGCAGCAGCAGCTAGGGTAGGAACTCCTTTGATGCACGATTTTTGTGCCATTAGTTTAAGTGATTTATTAACGCCTTGGGAAGTCATAGAAAAGCGATTGGAAGCAGCAGCAAAGGCGGATTTTGTTACCGCTATTTATAATCCGCGATCGCAAACTAGAACCCAACAAATTATTACTACTCAAACTATCTTTTTAAACTATCGTGATCCCCAAACTCCCGTAGCTTTAGTTCGTTGTGCTTATCGTCAAGATGAAGAAATTACCTTGACTAATTTAGCAGAAATGTTGAATTATTCTATTGATATGTTAACTACTGTTTTGATTGGAAATAGTAGCACTCTTCATTATCAAAATTGGATGATTACACCAAGGGGATATTTAAGCTAA
- a CDS encoding NACHT domain-containing protein — protein sequence MSSDNFVNISGGKVQGFIQENNGTVTQNFIYQVSELISGPTSDTGQSLTQVEYRQRTVLLSKVKEYWIEGVLNKSLHTKAMIELGLEKRTDAVERPFSGFEELPEASRQILPTGTDATDVFHQIGEGRTLLILGEPGAGKTITLLKLAQNLITRAETDLSRLIPVVFNLSSWGSKQQTIADWLVEELSSKYQVPKALGKDWVENQQLILLLDGLDEVKANRREACVEAINQFTQKYGQTEMVVCSRIADYEILSNRLQLRGAIYIRSLTPEQVNQYLDSAGEQLEAVKTLLTEDTELQELAKSPLTLNIITLAYHSKSLEELPQTGSLEVRRQHLFNAYIERMFKRKRTNQKYPKQRTIQWLTWLAQRMSQVSQSVFLIEQMQPTWLQSNVQNILYRFGTILMGIVVIGLILSFGRALDLDNKKINHFNVLILNSFAWGLVLFGYFGWGKSEIKTFETLTWPWKKTRKDLLEGLRQGLIWSVVLSPFATAWCLLTCMDGPTAQNIIASLVLGLILGLIIGLIHGLKGSEIETKTIPNQGIWRSAGNSVIIVFVCWVILSLIILNFFPPGVKSNTSIITWGLILGLLFGGGIAVIQHFSLRLILWIKGFIPINLPHFLNYANERIFLQKVGGGYIFVHRMLLEHFARME from the coding sequence ATGAGTAGTGATAATTTTGTCAACATCTCTGGTGGTAAGGTTCAGGGGTTTATCCAGGAAAATAATGGAACTGTCACTCAAAACTTCATATATCAAGTATCTGAGTTGATTAGTGGGCCAACATCCGATACAGGGCAATCCTTAACTCAGGTGGAATACCGCCAGAGGACTGTTTTACTCAGTAAGGTCAAAGAATATTGGATTGAAGGGGTTTTAAACAAGTCATTGCATACCAAGGCAATGATTGAACTCGGTTTGGAAAAGCGAACCGATGCAGTAGAACGTCCATTTAGTGGCTTCGAGGAACTGCCAGAAGCGTCTAGGCAAATTTTGCCCACAGGAACAGACGCAACTGATGTCTTCCATCAAATAGGAGAAGGTCGGACTCTGTTGATTTTGGGGGAACCAGGGGCAGGGAAAACCATAACTCTCCTGAAACTAGCACAGAATTTGATTACTCGTGCTGAAACGGATTTGAGTCGTCTGATTCCAGTGGTGTTTAATTTATCTTCTTGGGGAAGTAAGCAACAAACCATAGCGGATTGGCTTGTAGAGGAACTTTCGAGCAAATACCAAGTTCCCAAAGCACTGGGTAAAGACTGGGTTGAAAATCAACAACTGATATTGTTACTAGATGGTTTAGACGAGGTAAAGGCTAATCGACGAGAAGCTTGTGTCGAAGCTATCAACCAATTTACGCAAAAGTATGGACAGACTGAAATGGTGGTCTGTAGTCGCATTGCAGATTATGAAATCCTTTCTAACCGTCTGCAATTGCGAGGCGCAATCTATATTCGCTCTTTGACTCCTGAGCAAGTTAACCAATATTTGGATAGTGCTGGTGAACAATTAGAAGCAGTCAAGACCCTACTAACCGAAGATACCGAACTGCAAGAACTAGCGAAATCCCCGCTTACCCTTAATATTATTACCCTAGCCTATCACAGCAAAAGCTTAGAAGAACTACCTCAAACAGGCTCTTTAGAAGTACGCCGTCAACACCTGTTCAATGCTTATATTGAGCGAATGTTTAAGCGTAAGAGAACTAATCAAAAATACCCAAAACAGCGGACGATACAATGGTTAACTTGGCTGGCGCAACGAATGTCTCAAGTCTCTCAATCTGTTTTTTTAATTGAGCAAATGCAGCCGACTTGGTTACAGAGTAATGTTCAAAATATACTTTACCGATTTGGAACTATTTTGATGGGGATAGTGGTTATTGGATTGATCTTGTCTTTCGGTAGGGCTTTAGATTTAGATAATAAAAAAATCAATCATTTCAATGTATTAATATTGAATTCCTTTGCCTGGGGCCTAGTTTTATTCGGGTATTTCGGATGGGGAAAATCAGAAATAAAAACGTTTGAAACCTTGACATGGCCTTGGAAAAAAACAAGAAAAGATCTCCTTGAGGGCTTAAGACAAGGACTGATTTGGAGCGTAGTTTTATCCCCATTTGCGACAGCATGGTGTCTTCTAACCTGTATGGACGGACCTACTGCACAAAACATAATTGCTAGTTTAGTTTTAGGATTAATTTTAGGTCTGATTATAGGGTTAATTCATGGGTTGAAAGGCTCAGAAATAGAGACAAAAACTATCCCCAACCAAGGCATTTGGAGATCGGCTGGTAATTCAGTTATCATCGTATTCGTTTGTTGGGTGATTTTAAGCCTGATTATTCTTAATTTTTTTCCTCCAGGCGTAAAATCTAATACTTCTATAATAACTTGGGGATTAATTTTAGGGCTACTTTTCGGAGGTGGAATAGCCGTTATCCAACACTTCAGCTTACGACTTATCCTCTGGATTAAAGGTTTTATTCCTATTAATTTACCTCATTTCCTTAACTACGCTAATGAGCGCATTTTTCTGCAAAAAGTTGGGGGTGGTTACATCTTTGTCCATCGGATGTTGCTAGAACATTTTGCCCGCATGGAGTAA